A genome region from Marinobacter panjinensis includes the following:
- a CDS encoding M18 family aminopeptidase: MEHAEFNNDLLEFLNASPTPWHAVATMKQRLDEAGFKALDEKEDWNLEAGQGYYAIRNGSSIVAFRTGRRDVAEAGIRMVGAHTDSPCLKVKPNPELRRKGYFQLGVEVYGGVLLNPWFDRDLSLAGRVTYVDESGQVKDTLVDFRKAVAYIPSLAIHLDREANSNRTVNPQTDLPPVLMQVPEEDTTLFADLLSEQLVQEQPGIRVRKILGYELGFYDAQPASIVGLRGDFIASARLDNLLSCFIGLQALIGSSGEEPALLVCNDHEEVGSMSAEGAQGPFLSAVLDRWCGKGRARAIARSMMISADNAHGVHPNYLDRHDENHGPILNQGPVIKVNHNQRYATNSRSAALYRHISDELELPCQTFVVRSDMGCGSTIGPLTAGNLGVTTLDIGVPQFGMHSIREMAGTRDGVTLFRVLREFMQRRELL; this comes from the coding sequence ATGGAACACGCTGAATTTAACAACGATCTGCTCGAATTTCTGAACGCTTCACCTACGCCCTGGCACGCCGTTGCGACCATGAAGCAGCGGCTCGACGAGGCCGGTTTCAAGGCACTGGACGAGAAAGAAGACTGGAACCTGGAGGCAGGTCAGGGCTACTACGCCATTCGCAATGGCTCGTCCATTGTGGCGTTCCGCACCGGTCGCCGCGACGTGGCCGAGGCCGGCATTCGCATGGTGGGCGCGCACACCGACAGCCCGTGCCTGAAGGTAAAACCGAACCCGGAACTGCGCCGTAAGGGCTATTTCCAGTTGGGCGTGGAAGTCTATGGCGGCGTATTGCTGAATCCCTGGTTTGACCGCGACCTGTCCCTCGCCGGCCGGGTGACCTACGTGGATGAATCCGGCCAGGTAAAAGACACCCTGGTGGACTTCCGCAAAGCCGTTGCCTACATCCCCAGCCTGGCCATTCACCTGGACCGGGAAGCCAACAGCAACCGCACCGTGAACCCACAGACGGATCTGCCGCCCGTGCTGATGCAGGTGCCGGAGGAGGACACCACCCTCTTCGCTGATCTGCTGAGCGAGCAGCTTGTCCAGGAGCAGCCGGGCATCCGTGTCCGCAAGATTCTGGGTTATGAGCTGGGCTTCTACGATGCCCAGCCGGCGTCGATCGTGGGGTTGCGCGGCGATTTCATTGCCTCGGCAAGGCTGGACAACCTGTTGAGCTGTTTCATCGGCCTGCAGGCGCTGATCGGGTCGTCAGGGGAGGAACCGGCGTTGCTGGTCTGCAACGACCACGAGGAGGTCGGCAGCATGTCCGCGGAAGGCGCGCAGGGTCCCTTCCTCTCTGCAGTTCTGGACCGCTGGTGCGGCAAGGGCAGGGCACGTGCAATTGCCCGTTCCATGATGATCTCTGCGGACAATGCCCACGGCGTTCATCCCAACTATCTGGACAGGCATGATGAGAATCACGGGCCAATCCTGAACCAGGGTCCGGTGATCAAGGTCAACCACAACCAGCGCTACGCGACCAACAGCCGCTCAGCCGCGCTTTATCGCCACATCAGTGATGAACTGGAGCTGCCATGCCAGACCTTTGTGGTGCGCAGTGATATGGGCTGTGGCAGTACGATTGGCCCGCTGACCGCCGGCAACCTGGGAGTGACAACACTGGATATAGGTGTGCCGCAGTTTGGCATGCATTCTATTCGGGAAATGGCCGGAACCAGGGATGGCGTAACGCTGTTCAGGGTGCTGCGGGAATTCATGCAGCGAAGGGAACTGCTGTAA